A region of Maridesulfovibrio sp. DNA encodes the following proteins:
- the rsgA gene encoding ribosome small subunit-dependent GTPase A, with product MMNIKDLGWNIFFEEQFQPYKMQGFNIGRVSREVRGQYTLHTPQGTIDGDVSGHFHYTALNRSDYPTVGDWVIFRQCADYAQIEHVLDRASVFSRKSPGSENREQVVAANIDYLCIVCGLDGGRNFNLRSIERYIAMAVEGGAEPVLVLNKIDLCEDRELAMLQAGSVAENIPIHMVSAASKEGLNDFAMSFEKGSTMAFSGQSGVGKSSLINSLLGMDKLKTAGLRESDLRGRHTTTHKELFFLKNGAMVIDTPGMRELQLWGRQKSLDDTYSEIHEAAQRCRFRDCTHQDEPGCAVRELLIDGSLETERYENYTDMRAELSFIESKIDDKKRYAKKAKEKALSRMIRQHQNNYKRK from the coding sequence ATGATGAATATAAAAGACTTAGGTTGGAATATTTTTTTTGAAGAACAATTTCAGCCATACAAAATGCAGGGATTTAATATAGGCCGGGTTTCACGGGAAGTACGGGGGCAGTACACCTTACACACACCGCAAGGCACCATTGATGGAGATGTTTCAGGACATTTTCACTACACTGCCCTGAACCGCTCTGATTATCCCACCGTAGGCGACTGGGTCATATTCCGGCAATGCGCTGATTACGCCCAGATTGAGCACGTGCTGGACCGGGCAAGTGTGTTTTCCCGCAAAAGCCCCGGAAGCGAAAATCGGGAGCAGGTAGTTGCCGCAAATATTGATTACCTGTGCATAGTCTGCGGACTGGACGGCGGCAGAAACTTCAACCTCCGTTCCATTGAACGCTACATTGCCATGGCTGTTGAAGGCGGTGCCGAACCGGTACTCGTTCTGAACAAAATTGATCTCTGTGAAGACCGGGAGCTCGCCATGTTACAGGCTGGGAGTGTTGCAGAAAATATTCCCATCCACATGGTCAGCGCCGCCAGCAAAGAAGGGTTGAACGACTTTGCAATGAGCTTTGAAAAAGGTTCAACCATGGCTTTCAGCGGTCAGTCAGGGGTAGGGAAATCATCGCTGATCAATTCCCTGCTGGGAATGGACAAACTAAAAACAGCAGGCCTGCGCGAAAGCGACCTCAGGGGTAGACATACTACCACGCATAAGGAATTGTTTTTCCTGAAAAACGGGGCCATGGTCATCGATACCCCCGGTATGCGAGAACTCCAGTTATGGGGAAGACAAAAAAGTCTGGATGATACCTACAGTGAAATCCATGAAGCTGCGCAACGATGCCGTTTCAGGGATTGCACCCACCAGGACGAACCAGGCTGTGCTGTACGGGAACTCTTGATTGACGGTTCATTGGAGACAGAACGCTACGAAAACTACACTGATATGCGGGCTGAACTTTCCTTTATTGAAAGCAAAATAGACGATAAAAAGCGTTATGCAAAAAAAGCAAAGGAAAAGGCACTCTCCAGAATGATCCGACAACACCAAAATAACTACAAAAGAAAATAG
- a CDS encoding RNHCP domain-containing protein yields the protein MSRRQKTVHIDSNPFICENCGLTVPSLESGTHNRNHCPHCLFSKHLDMKIGDRRSGCRGVMEPIGLWIKENKECSVIHRCRKCGFIRTNRIASDDNEVVLFTLAARLITQLPFPANIALEKIERQQMGGEI from the coding sequence ATGTCCAGACGACAAAAAACCGTCCATATCGATTCCAACCCGTTCATCTGCGAAAATTGCGGTCTTACAGTACCGTCACTCGAAAGCGGAACCCATAATAGAAACCATTGTCCGCATTGTTTGTTCAGTAAGCATCTGGACATGAAAATTGGAGACCGCCGCTCAGGATGCCGCGGAGTTATGGAACCCATCGGTTTGTGGATAAAAGAAAACAAAGAGTGTTCGGTTATTCATCGCTGCCGCAAGTGCGGTTTTATCCGTACCAACCGTATAGCCAGTGACGATAATGAAGTAGTGCTCTTCACGCTGGCTGCACGCCTGATTACCCAATTACCATTTCCGGCGAATATAGCTCTGGAAAAAATTGAACGTCAGCAGATGGGCGGTGAAATATGA